The following coding sequences are from one Lolium rigidum isolate FL_2022 chromosome 6, APGP_CSIRO_Lrig_0.1, whole genome shotgun sequence window:
- the LOC124661309 gene encoding TPR repeat-containing thioredoxin TTL1-like, whose product MSEADRLRLRAAALALDSGAAVRDKPDSKANVFADLGSPVSPLRARASVTTSSSSSSGSAKSPAQSNVGAAGLAGGRSHSGELAVESNPPRLPGHRRCGSGPLIFSGGGSSSGGSGGVAGDRGSTASSPMANALPAGNIRPSGRVPGAAAAPPPPPRSRPDVLGSGTGHYGHGSIMRGAGLAPARSGIDAPSFLSRSPASSPAARGTGGGLQEMTRLGNEWYKKGVHGEALRYYDRAVSLCPESAACRGNRAAALVGLGRLADALRESEEAVRLDPASGRAHSRLAGLCLRLGMIEKARRHLTQARHLHESDPADWENLQDVEMHLGRSTDARKIGDWKSALREADAAIAAGADSSQLLRALRSEALLRLHKLEEADSTLTSLLKLDTALLSWTAVKLSGMLVESYVNIVRAQVDMALGRFDAAVAAAENARCIDPGNAEVGMILNNVRLVARARAQGNELFKAAKFSDASIAYGEGLKYDPSNPVLHCNRAACWWKLDRWEKAVDDCNEALRIQPNYTKALLRRAVSYSKLERWADCVRDYEVLRRELPTDTDVAEKLFHAQVALKTTRGEDVSNMKFGGEVESVTNLEQYSAAIRSPGVSVVYFMGTMNQQCIQVTPAVNSLCSECPSVNFLKVNVEDSPMVAKTENVRIIPTFKIYKDGVRVKEMICPTLQVLRYSVRHYAVSSS is encoded by the exons ATGTCCGAGGCCGACCGGCTGCGCCTCCGCGCGGCGGCGCTGGCGCTCGACAGCGGCGCCGCCGTGCGGGACAAGCCGGACTCCAAGGCCAACGTCTTCGCGGATCTCGGCTCCCCGGTCTCGCCGCTGCGGGCGCGGGCCAgcgtcaccacctcctcctcctcctcgtccggctCCGCCAAGTCGCCGGCGCAGTCGAATGTCGgcgcggcggggctggcgggcggGAGGAGCCACTCCGGCGAGCTGGCGGTGGAGAGCAACCCGCCGCGCCTGCCGGGCCACCGCCGGTGCGGATCTGGCCCCTTGATATtctccggcggcggcagcagcagcggagGGAGCGGCGGAGTTGCGGGGGACCGCGGGAGCACGGCGAGCTCGCCGATGGCCAATGCGCTCCCCGCCGGGAACATCCGCCCGTCCGGCCGCGTTCCGggggcggccgccgcgccgccgccgccgccccgctcccgcccggACGTGCTCGGATCCGGCACCGGCCACTACGGCCACGGGAGCATCATGCGCGGCGCCGGCTTGGCCCCCGCGAGGAGCGGCATTGACGCGCCGTCCTTCCTCTCgagatctccggcgagctcaCCGGCCGCGCGGGGTACCGGCGGGGGTCTCCAGGAGATGACTCGTCTAGGCAACGAGTGGTACAAGAAGGGGGTGCACGGGGAGGCGCTGCGCTACTACGACCGTGCGGTGTCCCTGTGCCCCGAAAGCGCCGCGTGCCGCGGAAACCGCGCCGCCGCGCTCGTCGGCCTCGGCAGGCTGGCCGACGCGCTCCGCGAATCCGAGGAGGCCGTCCGGCTTGACCCTGCCAGCGGCCGCGCCCACAGCCGCCTCGCCGGTCTCTGCCTCCG GCTTGGAATGAttgagaaggcgaggaggcactTAACACAGGCCAGGCATCTTCATGAGTCTGACCCTGCGGATTGGGAGAACTTGCAGGATGTGGAGATGCATCTAGGAAGAAGCACGGATGCCAGGAAAATTGGAGATTGGAAGAGCGCGCTGAGGGAAGCGGATGCTGCTATTGCAGCAGGAGCTGACTCCTCCCAGTTG CTTCGTGCCTTGAGATCAGAAGCACTTCTTCGGCTCCACAAGCTAGAGGAAGCTGATTCGACTCTTACAAGCTTGCTGAAATTAGACACTGCATTACTATCTTGGACGGCAGTCAAACTCTCGGGCATGCTAGTTGAGTCTTATGTAAATATTGTGCGAGCCCAGGTTGACATGGCATTGGGAAG GTTTGATGCCGCTGTTGCAGCAGCTGAAAATGCTAGATGTATTGACCCTGGAAATGCGGAAGTTGGGATGATTCTTAATAATGTGAGACTAGTTGCAAGAGCTCGAGCCCAAGGAAATGAGCTCTTTAAGGCAGCCAAGTTTTCTGATGCATCTATAGCTTATGGCGAAGGGCTGAAGTATGATCCATCAAATCCAGTGCTCCACTGCAATCGAGCAGCTTGTTGGTGGAAGCTGGACCGGTGGGAGAAAGCTGTTGATGACTGTAATGAGGCACTGAGAATACAACCAAATTACACCAAGGCTCTCTTAAGGCGAGCAGTATCCTATTCCAAG CTCGAGCGTTGGGCTGATTGTGTGAGGGACTATGAGGTGCTCCGGAGAGAGCTTCCCACTGATACCGATGTTGCGGAAAAGTTGTTTCATGCTCAAGTTGCTTTGAAGACAACTCGGGGTGAGGATGTATCAAACATGAAGTTTGGAGGGGAGGTTGAGAGTGTTACCAACTTGGAACAATATTCTGCTGCCATACGTTCACCTG GGGTATCTGTTGTCTACTTCATGGGGACAATGAATCAACAATGTATTCAAGTTACACCTGCGGTGAACTCTCTTTGCAGCGAATGCCCCTCAGTGAATTTTCTAAAG GTAAATGTTGAAGATAGCCCTATGGTAGCAAAGACAGAGAACGTGCGGATAATCCCTACATTCAAGATATACAAAGACGGCGTGAGAGTGAAGGAGATGATCTGCCCTACCTTGCAAGTCCTGCGCTACTCAGTGAGACACTATGCTGTATCCAGTTCTTGA